CTCTACATGGTCCAGGTCATTACATTGTTACGAGTCTCACTGACCACTCAACACATCTCTTACCCTCATCCCACCCTTCCCTCCAACCCTGGCActccccctaaacacacacacacacacgcacacacgcacacacactcaatctatTTGCTGGCCCTCTCTCCAGATAACCATGCGAAGTTCCATGCCTTCAAGTCCAGCTCCTATGTGCATGACGGGAGGCCATTCGGCATCACCTACGGCTCGGGACGTCTGCTGGGGATCATGGCTCGGGAGCTACTGAAGGTTACATTGTATTAacacttagctgatacttttcaccaaagcgacttacagttatcatttacagggtattggttacagtccctggggcaatgtggggttcaagggcacttcagctatggatggtgAAGGGAGAACTGGTAAGGGTGGTAAATGaatcagcaaccctctgatctgatcttaagtccaccttcGTAACCACGAGGCCACGGGTACAATAAACAGACTATAAACTTATAGTTTTCTTTCAGACTAGAAaatgtctttcttcttttgtattgtgtgtgtgtgtgtgtgcgtgcgtgcgtgcgcacgcgtctgcgtctgcgtctgctcaTGTAATATCCCTCTGCCTCCACAGGTGGGCTCTATTGAGTTGAAGAACCAGGAGTTTGGGGAGTCTGTGTTTGAGCCCGGCTTCTCATTTGTGATGGCCAAGTTCGATGGCATCCTGGGCCTGGCGTACCCCGACCTGGCTGAGGAGCTGGGCGCCCCCGTCTTCGATAACATGATGACCCAGAAACTGGTGGAGCAGCCCGTCTTCTCCTTCTACCTCAACAAGTTACtattttattattactttatcatgacattgcacttagctgacactttcatccaaagcaacttatattatttaatgttgtttataaacatggttgtttatatataaacatggttcgggaggaagccTGCAAGTGATTGACAACCACCTTTGCCGATATTTAAATCCCTCCATCTTTTATGcccgatttcacatgaaatttagtacacATGCACTTGTTCATGTTGAGTCAGTATTAGTACATCTAGGCCCTATACCGTAGAGCAccaggttactacgccggcgacccaggatTGATTCCGGCCTGGTTCATTgaccagtccttccccatctatctctccccactcatttcctgtctctctgtcactgtcctatcatagataaagcacaaaagcacaaaaaagtttagattttttaaaataaataatatataatttaTAACAATTGTGTGAAAAGTTACTCACGGAGCTTGTTTGTGCATAAGCAAGTTTTGCACATGAGGCCCCTGCTCTACACACATAATCACAGAGAATAGAAGGGCCAAATGATACCACTTTGGTGCTACTCTCtaaatcaggggttcccaacctattccaacttctGGACCCACTTGAAATTTCCACAACTGTTCCACCTCAGGCCCAATGAACAATCCAACGCAAATAAATAGTCAGcggcgacacacacagacacaaatattatttagatttttagaaaatgatttcaaggcccacttgtaaTACTTTCAAGGCCCACCAATGGCCCCCGGCCAACAGTCACTGctttaaatgtttatttattgacATTGCAAAATGTGTTGTGTGCgtgatgtgatgatgatgtgCAGGGCGAAGAGTTCCTCATCTCAGGGAGGGGAGCTCCTGATTGGTGGAACAGACGAGAATCTCTACACCGGACCAATCAACTGGGTTCCCGTCACCATACACAGCTACTGGCAGGTCAAGATGGACAAGTGAGttcccagaagtgtgtgtgtgtgtgtgtgtgtgtgtgtgtgtgtgtgtgtgtgtgtgtgtgtgtgtgtgtgtgtgtgtgtgtgtgtgtgtgtgtgtgtaagttatgtgtgtgcatgtgtgcattggcTGCATGTGGAAAGTCTTCtccaaaaaattgttttgggaTTAATTGAGATTGggaacagaaaacacacacttgGCAGAACTTGCCACAAGTAATGGTCTTATCTATGTGAGGGTGGAAAGTGTGCACATCGCAGGAGTGATTAGTCCACACACTTTAGATATtaatctgatgaagacaatggtcaAAAcctaatcctgccatggaataaaaagggggaaaaaacgaattttaagtgtgcggactccttacTCCAAAACTTTATATTATGTGTGTGCCCACAGGATCAAGGTCCAGGGAGTAGACCAGTTCTGTTACGGGGCTAAAAGCTGCCAGGCCATAGTGGACACAGGCACCTCCCTCATCGCTGGGCCGACCAGTGACATCGTCATTCTGCACGAGCTCATCGGGGCCACACCCACTTCTATTGGAGAGGTGAGCGGGGTCACGGAGTAGTGGTAGAAGAGTGGAATCCAGTTCCTTTATTTATTCCAAAGGAAATTACGGTGTCTATCAGCCTAAACACAATACAACTCTCAAGACAAATAGTACACAGCTGCATGCAGGTATTAAACAGATCAAAGGTTTATGATATTATGGCAGATTTACCGGTATActaaaccaggggttcccaaactttaccatgacaaagcccccccatataccggtagattccagccaaggcccccctgatatgagccgtgccacactatttttttgtgcacccagtttcacaactcaataaagttggtgcattcctaaagccattcaagcactacagaaagcataatacatataCACATTGTAAAGaggaaaatgattccactgggattgtttagcttattttcgGCTAATAAGTTATTTAATTTCTGAAATTATTCAGTTTATTTCCCTGTtttatattttccctgccaacgtgccacggcccccctagcatcccctcgcggacccccagggttccccggcccccactttgaaaaccactgtactAAACCATCTGTTATCATATATTTGTGTGTAATATATAAATAGTTTGTAGGATTAGGTATacactaaataggcctacattttttaatCTTTCTCTCTCAGGGCCGGccctaggcataggcagacaaggcggtcgcctagggcaccaaatgtttTGAGGGcaccagtacagtacattacattacattacattgacagTGATTATTCACGACCATTCAGTGTATATGTAggcactagatcagctgtgctcgatcagatgaaCGACGCTatgttacagatgccaatttcccAATGCACAGAAAGGGAAAGGGGGTGTTTCCTAGTGCCAAGTTGAGTTTGACTAGAGCGTCTCTGTTCTCTGTGGTCTGCTGTAGTACCTGATTGACTGCCACCGCATGTCCAGCCTGCCTGTGGTGACCTTCACTCTGAATGGGGTTGAGTACCCCATCACTCCAGACTCGTATGTCAGACGggtgagcacacacaccacaaacacacacatgcgcgcacacatacagtacacacacacacacacacagtgtggtggtaaggtaacatgctcagggtacctcagtcatggaggaggatggggagagcactggttaattactccccacaccaacctggctggttgggagtcgaaccggcaaccttttggctgcaagtctgacacccctgtttacccatgactacccacaCTCTAACAGCTTacacacagctgacacacacacacacacacacacacacacacacacacacacacacacacacacacacacacacacacacacacacacacacacacagatatatactaAATGCTtctgcacataggcctaccacaCCAATGCATGGACTGGGCAGGGCACACATACtatgaacatgcatgcacacagag
The Engraulis encrasicolus isolate BLACKSEA-1 chromosome 12, IST_EnEncr_1.0, whole genome shotgun sequence DNA segment above includes these coding regions:
- the nots gene encoding nothepsin: MKECLLVLLCLICTGQGVVTRIPLVKLPTVRTQLRAVERLEEFLRDHAADTYQRRYVQCFPPATQNLAKGRSSEKLYNFMDAQYFGQVSLGTPEQNFTVVFDTGSADLWVPSSYCVSQACDNHAKFHAFKSSSYVHDGRPFGITYGSGRLLGIMARELLKVGSIELKNQEFGESVFEPGFSFVMAKFDGILGLAYPDLAEELGAPVFDNMMTQKLVEQPVFSFYLNKAKSSSSQGGELLIGGTDENLYTGPINWVPVTIHSYWQVKMDKIKVQGVDQFCYGAKSCQAIVDTGTSLIAGPTSDIVILHELIGATPTSIGEYLIDCHRMSSLPVVTFTLNGVEYPITPDSYVRREVMGDHEICFSGFSAVDIPTPLGPGWILGDVFLSEYYSIFDRGQNRVGFAKVKPQ